One window of Drosophila busckii strain San Diego stock center, stock number 13000-0081.31 chromosome 3L, ASM1175060v1, whole genome shotgun sequence genomic DNA carries:
- the LOC108599227 gene encoding uncharacterized protein LOC108599227 yields the protein MAIPFYEDEKIAAAAANLEPSPGEGDQVDGPAYAQQADYDEVDYEQPQPEAAAAATSDSTAKAPTTEEQLLAWKLLALTMCKVLKQFYMKQQPTNKKDTKLTATVQLQPQAQ from the coding sequence ATGGCCATTCCATTCTATGAAGatgaaaaaattgcagcagcggcggcaaacCTTGAGCCCAGTCCAGGCGAAGGCGATCAAGTTGATGGTCCTGCCTATGCACAGCAAGCAGATTATGATGAAGTGGACTAcgagcagccacagccagaagcagcagcagcagcaacaagtgacAGCACAGCTAAGGCGCCAACTACtgaggagcagctgctggcctgGAAGTTGCTGGCGCTCACCATGTGCAAGGTGCTCAAGCAGTTCTATATGAAGCAACAGCCAACGAACAAAAAGGACACCAAATTGACAGCCacagtgcagctgcagccacaagCGCAGTAA